ACATGAGCGTTTGCACGCCTATGTGGCCTCTATCGCcgtatttttggcttttcgacTTTTCGGGTTTTGCCGATTCACAAAAGAGACAGTGTGGTTACACACATTTTCACGAAAGCTAGCGAAACACCTCTTGGCACCAACCTACATTGATTTGAATATTTGGTCAGCCCTTCaataaacaatattttcaaGTACTTAAACCATACTTAAACAATCATCACCTACCACGATTATAAGAAATATGGCCTACTCTTCTAAGATTCTTAGCCAAAGCACGATTCCACGTTCTTGATGATCATCTGCTCAAGTAGCGATTTTTATCAAACGGACATGGttatttgaatatgatttaagaaaaaatccAACACCAAAATCACAGCATATTCAGCTTACCAACCAACTTACCCCAACGATCAAACGGTTAGTGAAGGGAAGATTTGGAATGCCTCCACACACTAGAGAATCCTCTTTTCTGTTCTCGAGATTTTAACACCCGCaattaatgatgatgaaatcaATTAGAAAAGCTTAGGTATATTCGGCCAGGCACAATAGAGAAAGGATGGTAACTGAAAGTACACAAAAGAGCCTTGAAGAAATTGGTTGGGATGGGGAGAGTGGgaagcaaagaagaagaagacgatGAGTAGGTTCAGCtttgaaagaaatagaagaatGGAGGGAAGAGAGAAGAGAAGTGCATGTGGCACTATTAGGAGAGTAGAGAAAATAGAATATGGTGTTCgacagagaaagaaaaatgaaaccaaAAAGAAAGTTACCTATTCAGCAAATGTAGAAAAGAAGGAAATAGCAGCAATTTTGGTCACCTCAATAGCTAAAAAGCAAAACCCGAAAGAAATCCTCGAATggtaaaaacctaaaaaaaaattgacactCTCCTCTAAAACCCCACAAAACTGAACAAAAAAATGCCTAGTGCCGAAAATACTCCCTTCCTTTCCCCTTAGCCGAATTTCACTAAGCCTTAGAGTCCCAATCGACTACAGCACCCTACCAACCTCCTATTTTCgaatttccttgattttctccccaATCTCCTCCTTAATTTGCTCCACAAAACCCTCCAAGGCCAATTCAAACTTCACTTGACAGGGTTTCGGTCAAACTCCACTTCTCATGCtgcaaggaaataaaataaatactccctagCACATCATGAGACTCGAACTTGAGCTCCCTTGCAACCTTGAACACACCacttaccactagaccacaaaCTTTTTTGTGACACATAACAAGCATTATTACTAATAAGGCCTAAGTGCCAGTGTTCAAGTTCATTtaagagaaaactaaaaataaaatgcaagagCCAAAACTTAAACCCAAACTCCCTTGTAACCTAAATGACGCCACAACgactagaccacatgcttccttatgacatttttttaacacaataatttaaaaggcctacatccaagcatccagagttttatccacttaaaaccaaaatttttgctaaagcctaggtttgaacccaggacttttccaactcctctcaggacccttaaccactaaagcagacatattTTTGTGCAAAGTTTCCTAaccgttcccttgctcaaggcccaatacttctaggcccaaattttaGGGTTACAATACTTTCCATCAATCCCCAACTAGATTGCTAATTCCAGAAAATAAGTAAACAGCGATTATGCATAAAGAAGGGTGTCCGCAGATTGAACATTCATTTAATGCAAACTCTCAGAGTATCAACAAAGTGAATGGTGGGTAGTTGCATGAACCACAACTCTTAAAGTTAATACCGAaaaaaattcacacataatcgtaaaaaaattagagtaaGAATTTAAATTTGCTTTAGCATTGTTATGGCCATGTGCTCATCTCGTTTCATGAACATGTACGGGAGAAAACCATAAAGAAAATCTCGTTGAAGCAGCACCACTTCATGTCCATATAAGTGGATTTCATGACAATTAATGTCTATCCATTAAAAAAACTCATCCTCCTAAAATATAAACACTAAATCCTAATTCTTAGTGTACGTTGTCATTCGATAACTTGTTATTACACTTTGAACCTTGAAACTAAATTTTTGCTGGAACAAGGTAGGGTTTCCATTATCAATGATGTAATTAGAATGATTTTAATCCCATTTTAGTGGTGGTACTCTTAACCAACTCCCTTGACAAACCTTTTGTTAATGGATCCGTTAAATTGTTAATTGACTTAATATAGGTAACAGTTATCACACCGTCCTTAATCAATTGTCTCACATACTCATGTCTCAAACTTATatgtctagactttccattgTACACCTTATTGTACGCCCGAGTCATGGTAGATTCACTGTCACAATATATGGAAATGGCAAATCTACGTTGTGGCCACAACTTTATATCTAGCAAGAGATCTCTTAGCCATTCCGCTTCCTTGCCAGTAGCCTCTAAGGCTATAAATTTAGCTTCCATAGTTAAATGTGAGATGCAAGTTTATTTCTTGGAGGCCCAACTAATGGCTCCACCTCCTATTGTAAGAATCCATCCCGATGTGGACTGATTATCACTTAGACTTGTAATTCAACTTGCATCCGAGTAACCTTTTAGTACTGCAAGATAATCACTATAGAATAATcccaaattttttgttttcttaagatAGCCAAAAATTCTACAAATGTCTTTCCAATGATCGATACTAGGAAAATTTGTAAATCTTGCCAATTTGCACACAACAAATGTGATATCAGGTCTAGTACAATGCATTGCATAAATTAGACTTCCAATTGCGCTGGCGTACTCAAGTTACGCTATAGCCCTACCATTATTCTCACTTAACTTGAAGTTTGAATCGTATGAAGCGTTCGAATCCTTGATATTCAAGTGTTTAAACTTTTCCAATACTTTCTCGAAGTAGTGAGATTGACTTAGTGCAAAgcctttttcatgattttttacCTTTATACCTAGAATTGTATCTACCTCATTGAGATCCTTCATTTTAAATTTCGAGGCTAGATACTCTTTGGTCTCACGAACACCTTCCATATTCATaccaaaaatcaacaaataatcTACATAGAGACAAATAATTACACTATACCTATCGGTGAATTTAGtgtaaatacatttatttacaCCATTATGTAAAAAGCCATATGACAAGATAACCGAGTCAAATTTCTCATGCCACTATATAGGCGCTTGTTTTAAACCATATAATGATTTGATCAACTTACACACCTTATGTTCATTCCTAGGAAGCACAAAACCTTCTGGTTGCTCCATGTAGACTTCCTCTTCTAGATCACCATTCAAAAAAGTCGTCTTAACATCCGTTTGATGTACATATAACTTATGGATACATGCAAGTGctataaaaatttgaatgaagGTCATCCTAGCCATTGGTGCATAAGTGTCAAAATAATCTAGGCCTTCTTTTTGCCTAAATCCTTTAGCCACCAACCTAGCCTTAAAGATTGGAGAACCCCCTGTTGGAGTATTCTTcattttaaacacccatttacaccCGATGGGCTTCGATCCTTGAGAAAGATCAACTAGAATCCAAGTATTGTTGGATAATACTGAATCCATTCCATCATTGATCgcatttttccaaaatgttgCATCCTTAGAAGTCATGGCTTCACCATAGGATTGTGGATCACCATCCACATTAAACATTATGGGGATCTTCCTAATTACGGATTCTCTATTTCCCTTAACAAGGAATGCTAGAGATTGCGAGGAAATGAAATCAGGACCAAAGTCCTttacttttctcactttttgaCTTTTCCTCCGTTCCGTATCCTTATTATCACAAAGACTTCTTTTGGTTTGATCACTTGAGATCATTGGTTGATATTCTTTTTCTGAATCTGTTGAATCattgaaaactttattttcaatgaatacaacatctcttgtttcaattatcgTATTTGACATAAGTCAAGAACACGATAAGCCTTAGAGTGTTGGGCATATCCAACAAATGCACCCTTGACGGCTTTTGGACCTAACTTTGTTCTCTATTGGTCGGGAACTCTATAGTAAGCCAAACACCCCCACACTTTGAAATAATCTAAGTTTGGCATCCGACCTCTCCATAACTCATAGGGAGATACTTTGAATTTTCTCAATGGTATTCTGTTAAGAATATAAGACGCAGTCAGTAATGCTTCACCTCATAAATTATATGGAAGTTTAGCATTTAACAACATCGAGTTAACCATACCTACTAAAGTACGGTTCTTTCTTTCTGCCAAAtcattttgttgtggagtatAAGGCGCGAAACACTTATGTACCACACCTTGTTCctcacaaaatatattaaattcatttgaaaaatattcaccACATCTATCACTACGAAGCACTTTGATTTCTTACTAAACAAATTCTCAACTTCATTTTTAAAAcgtttaaacatatcaaaagccTCGTATTTACTTCTCATAAGATAAACATAAGTAAATCTAGAGAAGTCATctataaaagtgataaaatatcattttccacCTCTTGTTAGTGttccatttaattcataaaCATCCGAATGAATTAAATCTAACACTTGTAATTCCTTTCACACTTATTAGGAAATGACTTCttggtaatttttattgaataaaaatttttacatttatccTCAAACTCATCATTACTTAAACTTATATAATCATTCTTTTGCATatattgtaaagttttaaaattaaaatgtactaGACGTGCATGCCACAAAGGATAAGATTCAATAATATAAGTAGAAGAATTAACTTTATTCATATTAATGCTCAACTCGAACATACCCTCGTTACAATATCCTTTTCCTACATATATATCTTCCTTAAGCAATACAACTTATTGTATTCCAAGATAATCTTGAACCCCTTGTTACATAGAATACTTGCAGACACTAAATTCTCTCACATTAGTCAAAGTCAATTTCTTCCCAAATGTGAAGTTGAGTTCCATTGTCCCTTGACCAAGCACTTTAATAGATTGATAGTTTCCCATAAGCACTTAATGGTTTGCCATTAGTTCATAACTCTTGAATTGTTGTCGATCATTACACACATGGATAATAGCTCTAGAGTCAAGCCACCAATTACAGAACTTATCAGTCATGGCTATGTTGAGTTCAGTAATCACACCaatctccaatttttttatccCTTCCGTAACCATGGCCACTAAGTCCATGTTGGATTTGGAAGTTGTGGCATATTGCTTCTTTCTGAGAAGTCTGCAATCCTTAATATAGTGTCATTTCTTATTGCAATTATAATAATTGCGAGTTTTTTCTTCTTGTCTTGCATGTCCTTGGTCTCGGATATGGCCTTTCGCTTACCATTTCGAGAGTTCTTAGACTTGCTCACATAGTTCACTTTAGAACTTTAGGGAAGATACATCGCATCACACTTCTGAGTTTCCTCTTCAATACGCAAATGCCTAAGTATTTTCTCCACAGTGAAGTCCCCTGCCATATGTAGAAGTTTCTTCCGATAATTGTTCTAAGATAAGGGCAACTTCAAGATGATAGCCCCAACTTGTAATAATTCTGGAATAACAACTTTCAAGTCACGAAGCCTGCTTACAAGGACTTGTAATTCATGGACTTGATCCATGATCGGGATACTATCaagtattttgaatttgaaatacttcatcattaaaaatttatcagtACCTTGTTTCTTGGTGTTGTATTTCTCTTCAAGAGCTTTCCATATTTCCATCGGGGATTGCATCGACATGTAAATATCATACAATCGATCAGACAAGGTGTTGAGGATGTGTCTTGAACATGTGAAAGTGTCTTCTTCATGCTTCTTCTTGAGTTCAGCCACTTTCTCAATTTCCTCAGAATTTGCATTGGGGGCGGGATCCTCCACGGGTTGCAGGTTTGGATCCAGAATGTACGCCACTTTTAAGATAGTAAGAAGGAACAACATCTTGTCCTTCCAACGATTGAAGTTTGAACCATCAAATCGGTCAAGTTTCACAAACTCTTGGTTCATCACTTTAAATGTGGTGTTAGCCTTAGTCGCCATCTCCAGAAATAGTTCTCTTTGATTGTTAGATATTTGAGTGGAGACAATAGAACCAGAGACTTGTATGGAAATAAACAGTAGACTTCGAGACACGAATGATGCTTTCCAAAGAGAACTCTTTCCCCTCCCCCCCGGCAAAGTTGCTAGAGGGTTAAGACAAAGGTCCTCTTGGGATACAACCAAGTTTTGAATTTCCTTTGATTAGCAAAATCGAGGAATTCCCTAACTCTTACTCtagtttttgaaaataagattgattgtaattgtatatttgtaagCACCATAATGCCTCTATTTATATGCACTCAATGAATACAATTTGAAGAGCCATAACCCTTCATATTGGACATACTCCTTGAGAGAAACATGTTCCATGGAAATGTATTCATTGGATGATAAatcatcacttttaatttgaataatgcttatgaataattaaatttgtaagatgataaatcatcacttttaatttaaatagtgctcatattaatttacaatttatactttctatcaattattaaatgaaatgaataaaattttaatagaaatatcaatttattctttaatctaatatatatggattaatttatttatttattaataaaaatataatataatataactaataatacaaaaatattcacGATACTTTCACCTATAAATCCCgatataatttacccttaaaactTTAATCTGAATTACTTAGAttaatgtattttcaaaatacatataaaatataacttcattttttttcgcCTGATCGTGTGTGGGTTCTCAAATTTGTCCTTGTTTGATGAGATCGttataaatcaaatcaaagcGGAAAGCGGAAAGTGGAGTAGCAAAGAATTCTTGATTGCACAGTTGTTTCAAATGACCAGACttttaagggtgggtttggatggagGATTAGGTGCGGtccggtgcgtttagtttactttttgtctcacgctacagtatcgctacagtgtctaatctcaccgccaccgctgtttttacactaaccgcaggtacacgcaccgcccatccaatcACCCCTAAGtctttaacctttttttatggtaaaaatagttaatattaattcgataaaaataaattaaagagaagaaaaaggcCCAAGCCGAGGATGGAAAATGTTAGGTGGAGCAGAGATACAAAAAGGTTAGGTGGGAGTTTGAGGGGTAAAAGAGTAAAAgtgcaaaaagaagaaagaagaagaaaaaccatGGACGAATAAGTTAGGAACAGATCCAACGGGCAGTAGTACATGGGTTGCTAACTTGGAAAAGAGTAAGAcgacaaattaaaataaaagaaaaaatacccGAAAATCTAGAAAGCCAAATCACCCCTCACCTATTTCTCTCTTACTTTCCAGTTTAACCTAACCCTTCtcttttaaaaaccctaacccctcTTCCTTTTCCCCTCGCTCTCTTTTCCTTGCCACCAAAAAACATCTTTCTGTTCAATTGAATCCTCCTTTTTCTATTCAACCATAATGTCTTGCTTCATTAGCAAATACGCCGGTAATTACCCTTCCCTTTCTACTTCCTTTTTTCCCCTTCGGCGTTGATTTTATGTTTACAATCTTAATCTCTTTGATccatctttgtttttttatttttatttcgatCTTTAGATTTTTGGTCTGATATGTTAAttgttttgacatttttacgAGAAAACTTTGTTACTTACtgtttaactaaattaattgagTGATATATCTGGTTGACTTCGTGGTTTTTACACTTTAATGAAAGCAATATTCTTTTGGTATATAAATTTGGATCTTATAAGGCCTGCTTCATTTTTCTTGCGATCTGATTGTCAGTGGTATTAAGTATGGTCATTTGTTCGCTGCTCTTTAATCGAAAGGAACATAATAGATTTTCCCTCTTTTTaatgaataatattaattataattttgttcgTCTTTGTTTTTGGGGTTAAATTTTGAAGATCTAGATCTGCATGCACCTGCTCGGATATTATCTCTCCGATCCCTTTTTTGTAACTGcgtaatattttttaatatatgctttttgaagttttaatttaattatcagtCCTTGATGTGCTTAATAATATCATGATATCTTTCTGGATCTGAGATAGTGAACCTTATCCTTCACCCTTAGGCTACTTAAGTTTTTTAAACATTCGGATCTCTGTTCTTTATCGTGAATTGatgacttatcttttaattatttaaatattgtagATGAGTTGGCTAAAAACGCTGCTTACATTGGCACCCCTGGAAAGGGTATCCTTGCTGCTGATGAATCCACCGGCACCATCGGCAAGCGTCTTTCAAGCATTAATGtagaaaatattgaagaaaacaggCGTGCTCTCCGTGAGCTCCTCTTCACTGCTCCAGGAGCTCTTCAGTACCTCAGTGGTGTTATTCTCTTCGAGGAAACCCTTTATCAAAAAACCGCTTCGGGTATTATTAAAATGACATACTTTGATAATATTAAGAACCTCGGTAGTGTTATTCCTTTTTAAGAGCTTATGGATGGTTGTTGATTTCTGATATTGATATTTGATGTGCAGGCAAGCCCTTCGTTGATGTTTTGAAGGAAGGTGGTGTCCTCCCTGGCATCAAGGTCGACAAGGGTACCGTTGAGCTTAATGGAACCAACGGCGAGACTTTCACCCAGGGTCTGGATGGCCTTGCACAGCGATGCCAGAAGTACTATGAAGCTGGTGCTCGCTTTGCTAAATGGCGTGCTGTCCTTAAGATCAGTGCTAATGAGCCTACCGAGCTTGCAGTCCAAGAAAATGCCAACGGGCTAGCTATGTATGCTGCCATCTGCCAGCAATGTGGCCTTGTCCCAATCGTCGAACCTGAAATTCTTGTTGACGGATCTCATGACATTCAAAAGTGTGCTGCAGTGACAGAGCGTGTTCTTGCTGCCTGCTACAAGGCTCTAAATGACCACCATGTCATGCTTGAGGGTACTCTTTTGAAGCCTAACATGGTGACCCCTGGTTCGGACTCCCCGAAGGTTGCCCCAGATGTTATTGCTGAGTATACTGTCCGTGCCTTGCAGCGAACTGTCCCTGCTGCAGTCCCAGCTATTGTATTCTTGTCTGGTGGGCAAAGTGAGGAGGAGGCTACCCTAAACCTTAATGCCATGAACAAGCTCCAGACCAAGAAACCATGGTCACTCTCATTCTCATTCGGACGCGCCCTTCAGCAGAGCACTCTCAAGACCTGGGCAGGAAAAGAGGAGAATGTGAAGAAGGCACAAGATGCTTTGCTCGTTAGGTGCAAGGCTAACTCAGAAGCCACTTTGGGTACATACAAGGGTGATGCAGAGCTTTGTGAGGGTGCTGCAGAGAGCCTTCATGTCAAGGACTACAAATATTAAGAAATTAGGCTTGTGGTCAAATATGTGATGCTTAGCAGAGTAAATTCTGGTATTGATATTAGGGTTCTagtgtttttttcttcttcttttgagTTTCTGCCGTTGCTCATCGAATTTAGTCTGTGGAATCAGACAAATTACAAATAAGGTTTGGGAGCCTTTGTGCTCGTTGAGTATTTTTGGTTTtctgtttatttcattttaaaacaaaattctctGCTTAGTTGAGTGTAAGCCCGCATTGTGGGACAAAAATGACCAAGTATAAGCCCTTATTCTGTTGGTTATTTCTTATTGATTTGCTTTTCATGATTCATCAATCGTAATATTACATTTGGAGGCCTTGGCAGGGAAGGAAGGGGTTAATACTCACGTATGTTTAATATTGAATTACTCGCGTGATTGACTTCAACCAATTGAAGATCTTAGATGCAAGGAATTTAAAACTGTATTTGGGGTTAAATTTATGGTTCCACATCAAATCTTAAGGCAATCCTATATGTACAGGTTTGTCACgatttaactttctttttgctatttaaaatatttttttttattttggtacttaaattgTCATTATGTTATAGTTTTAccatgtgatatatatattatatataatgcttacttttactcataatttttcAGCAACATTTAAATTGGATGAAAGACATGCTTAAGAACACTTATACACACGTCTTGATTGTTAAAATAATGCAACGCTTATTTACATATGACAATTCATAACATGACatccatttaaaatttaaaattcaaatacacAATATAATATCTAAAAGGTTTGAATATTCCAAAGGTTCTTATactctatactttaattttgaaatattaagccctatatttttttatttaaaagttttggtCCTCCAATTTTGCCATTATAATTGGTGATGAGGTtgttataaaaaaactaaaataactcttttagccctcaacatttacagtttttttatcaatttgatccttgcaatacataaatgttttaaaaataattttttactttcaataaaatataaaaattgttcaattttttaaaaaatcattttaaataaatttaaaaatatgaaaatataattttttaaaaaatgttattgaCCCTATAAATGGTAATAAAATCTCTCTAAACTTTAACGTATTCATTTGGCCCATATTAAATCAAATCTGaacaagtttttaaaaaattagtttaagtatatataaaaataattttatataaatttaattataaaatatataaaataatttttaaatatgatacaattttgaatcaattcaaattaaaataaataaattttttaattacgaAAGCTTCTTTTCCTGAGCAACACCTACAGCCATCCACCAACATCCCCAACACCCACGGTCGTTTACACTTCACAGcatattcatataaaagttaattaaaaaaataaaaaaaataagatgagGAATGAAACTAAACGTTGCGTTTTGGTAGAATTGCAGTTGCTATTTATATTCATTGATAGCCTTTAACCATCGTTTCTTTGTCTTGAATATTTTCAAAGGTCTTTCCTCAGAAAACCAAAAATAGAAAGGCAGATGAAATCCAATGTACTTTTTGAGCATAAGAGAGAGAGCAATCTGCGTTTGGCCCGTTGGGGAAAAATACTGAAAATCTATCTacattttaactaattaatggAATAATTTAAGTCTTCAAATGCATTTGTGTTTCACAGTTTTTtgatgtaaatatttattttcgataaagttaaaaataaaaataacaataaaattaaatactgtaactataaaataaaagattttacgGTATTATAGCCACCATCCATCCAAAATTAATGTACTGCTTGGATCTCTCCGGCGAGGTAGATTAGTAAAACATGTTGGAGTTTTTCCATTAGACCTTTAAGCTCCGATCCAAAATTTGAAGTTACGTTTGcaacttaatttatttgtttgtctTTACTTTTTTTGTCAAGGTCCTTTTTATTcgttggtttaatttttttatttattgattcttgatgttttattattttaaaaaggtaTACATAAGATTCATAAAcgttaataaaactttaatatataggaaaaaatacaagtttaatatataaatttaaaatttaaaatattaatataaattttaatatataatttcaatattttttaactattattttatgctGGTTGAGTCTTAGTTCAATTGGTATGAACATTGTTAGCAATGTAAGAAGATGTAGATTTGAGTGCGTTGAAGTGcgttatccttttatttattagttGAGAAGGGactataaataattctaaacattgtgtaaaaaaattaatattattttatttttattttattattgagactaaattaccaaataaaacccttttttataaaaaaaattacaaaaataggctaattttttaaaaatattacgaGAATGGgccaattttaataaaacgcTTCCAACTGGAAGTATTTTTCGCATGTGACTAGTAAAACGCTTCTGGCTGGAAGCGCTTTTTACCACATCATCACTAAAAGCAACATCACCATTTTGTTTTTTAGTGTCACttattaatgtgaaaataaaacttacaaaacatatatttatatagacTCATGAATAGTTTTGTAGCTTGTACCTAGACAATGTGGGATTGCTTCCTCTTTTAACTAATAACATAAACTTAAGGCtacactatattttataattttttacttatagaacttaaaatttttactaataatgTAACAAAtgttttccttttatgttttagttaattttttagaaaattttatatgttgatagttgtatttatattttgcataatttgttaatataatttattttgaataaaattttgtttaaagtgatgtgttgaaatttattacaaatttattcataatgccaattcataatattatttttatttattcagagtattataaattttatataaactacactttaataattcatttatatagatattaacacatgtattaatattgtattgacaccattttattgtttaataatttgatatagaaatttagttttaactttaaaatcattttcttaaaattaatacacATGGTTTATAcgatatataaatataactaaTACAATATTATACAGTATTATATAACTAATAAGTATTATGTACATTGATTAAAGTTTTgtattattgaatataaataaggTAATTTAGTCTatcattgaatataaatatggtattaatattttttagttttattatatcTATTCACTCATTTTAATCTAATGTCTTTTATGATcatttttactttcatttcattGCAATTACCGTGATTGACCTTGAATCACTATATTATTTTTGTGATATACATATGTTTGTTAATTATTTGACCTTGAATcactatattatttttgtttgactTTGACATATATGGTTTTGGAACAAAACAAAATGCAGTTAAAGATTAAGGGTTTCGgtttttttattacattattgTGACAACCTTATTTTAGGTTATTTCGgaatctataaaataataaaaaattaattttgaccTTTTACTGttatggaaattttaaattttaaatttgaataaggAGAAAATGGAATTACTGGATAAAATTCCCGGTCTTCACCCAACCTGCGGTACCTAAGAGCGCCCCGTTCATTTGGTTCAGGCGAAAAGCCCCTGAAAGCAGGGAGAAAGCCTTCAACTATCATGTCTTAAGCATCGACTCAAGATGAGAAAAAGGTCGCCGCCTTATTCCGTCACTAAAGCAGGTACAGCCATCCAGCCTTTCTACTTATTCCTGTTATCCGGATCCAGCTAACCAACCTTCCAGTAGAAGAAGAGTCCATAGCATAGGGAGGATACTAGagatttgatatatttatatatttttaaaataacttaattgaaataataagttgtCAAAGTGAACTCTATTactgaaattattttgttttaaaatataaaaatttgtgtGCATGTAACTTAAATTACAGTAATATTGATC
The sequence above is a segment of the Gossypium raimondii isolate GPD5lz chromosome 4, ASM2569854v1, whole genome shotgun sequence genome. Coding sequences within it:
- the LOC105766717 gene encoding fructose-bisphosphate aldolase 6, cytosolic; its protein translation is MSCFISKYADELAKNAAYIGTPGKGILAADESTGTIGKRLSSINVENIEENRRALRELLFTAPGALQYLSGVILFEETLYQKTASGKPFVDVLKEGGVLPGIKVDKGTVELNGTNGETFTQGLDGLAQRCQKYYEAGARFAKWRAVLKISANEPTELAVQENANGLAMYAAICQQCGLVPIVEPEILVDGSHDIQKCAAVTERVLAACYKALNDHHVMLEGTLLKPNMVTPGSDSPKVAPDVIAEYTVRALQRTVPAAVPAIVFLSGGQSEEEATLNLNAMNKLQTKKPWSLSFSFGRALQQSTLKTWAGKEENVKKAQDALLVRCKANSEATLGTYKGDAELCEGAAESLHVKDYKY